From one Eulemur rufifrons isolate Redbay chromosome 23, OSU_ERuf_1, whole genome shotgun sequence genomic stretch:
- the E2F4 gene encoding transcription factor E2F4 isoform X2, translated as MAEAGPQAPPPPGTPSRHEKSLGLLTTKFVSLLQEAKDGVLDLKLAADTLAVRQKRRIYDITNVLEGIGLIEKKSKNSIQWKGVGPGCNTREIADKLIELKAEIEELQQREQELDQHKVWVQQSIRNVTEDVQNSCLAYVTHEDICRCFAGDTLLAIRAPSGTSLEVPIPEGVNGQKKYQIHLKSVSGPIEVLLVNKEAWSSPPVAVPVPPPEDLLQSPPAVSTPPPLPKPALVQSQEASRPSSPQLTTSTHVPGTTEVLGVASPAAEISGELLEELMSSEVFAPLLRLSPPPGDHDYIYNLDESEGVCDLFDVPVLNL; from the exons ATGGCAGAGGCCGGGCCACaggcgccgccgcccccgggCACCCCAAGCCGGCACGAGAAGAGTCTGGGACTTCTCACCACCAAGTTCGTGTCGCTTCTGCAGGAGGCTAAGGACGGCGTGCTTGACCTCAAGCTG GCAGCTGACACCCTAGCTGTGCGCCAGAAGCGGCGGATTTACGACATTACCAACGTGTTAGAAGGTATTGGGTTGAtcgaaaaaaaatccaagaacagCATCCAGTGGAA GGGTGTGGGGCCTGGCTGCAATACCCGAGAGATTGCTGACAAGCTGATTGAGCTCAAGGCAGAGATCGAGGAGCTGCAGCAGCGGGAGCAAGAACTGGACCAGCACAAGGTGTGGGTGCAGCAGAGCATCCGGAACGTCACAGAGGACGTGCAGAACAGCTG CTTGGCCTACGTGACTCATGAGGACATCTGCAGATGCTTTGCTG GAGACACCCTCCTGGCCATCCGGGCCCCATCGGGCACCAGCCTGGAGGTGCCCATCCCAGAG GGTGTCAACGGACAGAAGAAGTACCAGATTCATCTAAAGAGTGTGAGTGGCCCCATTGAAGTGCTGCTGGTGAACAAGGAGGCATGGAGCTCACCACCTGTGGCTGTGCCTGTGCCGCCACCTGAAGATCTGCTCCAGAGCCCACCTGCTGTTTCTACCCCTCCACCTTTGCCCAAGCCTGCCCTAGTCCAGTCCCAGGAAGCCTCACGTCCAAGCAGTCCCCAGCTAACTACTTCCACCCATGTTCCTGGCACCACCGAAGTCCTAGGGGTGGCCAGCCCAGCAGCTGAGATCTCAGGTGAG CTACTGGAGGAGTTGATGTCTTCAGAAG TGTTTGCCCCCCTCCTCCGTCTTTCTCCACCCCCGGGAGACCACGATTACATCTACAACCTGGACGAGAGTGAAGGTGTTTGTGACCTCTTTGATGTGCCTGTTCTCAACCTCTGA
- the E2F4 gene encoding transcription factor E2F4 isoform X1 — MAEAGPQAPPPPGTPSRHEKSLGLLTTKFVSLLQEAKDGVLDLKLAADTLAVRQKRRIYDITNVLEGIGLIEKKSKNSIQWKGVGPGCNTREIADKLIELKAEIEELQQREQELDQHKVWVQQSIRNVTEDVQNSCLAYVTHEDICRCFAGDTLLAIRAPSGTSLEVPIPEGVNGQKKYQIHLKSVSGPIEVLLVNKEAWSSPPVAVPVPPPEDLLQSPPAVSTPPPLPKPALVQSQEASRPSSPQLTTSTHVPGTTEVLGVASPAAEISVSGGPGTDSKDSGELSSLPLGPTALDTRPLQSSALLDSSSSSSSSNSSSSSGPNPSTSFEPIKADPTGVLELPKELSEIFDPTRECMSSELLEELMSSEVFAPLLRLSPPPGDHDYIYNLDESEGVCDLFDVPVLNL, encoded by the exons ATGGCAGAGGCCGGGCCACaggcgccgccgcccccgggCACCCCAAGCCGGCACGAGAAGAGTCTGGGACTTCTCACCACCAAGTTCGTGTCGCTTCTGCAGGAGGCTAAGGACGGCGTGCTTGACCTCAAGCTG GCAGCTGACACCCTAGCTGTGCGCCAGAAGCGGCGGATTTACGACATTACCAACGTGTTAGAAGGTATTGGGTTGAtcgaaaaaaaatccaagaacagCATCCAGTGGAA GGGTGTGGGGCCTGGCTGCAATACCCGAGAGATTGCTGACAAGCTGATTGAGCTCAAGGCAGAGATCGAGGAGCTGCAGCAGCGGGAGCAAGAACTGGACCAGCACAAGGTGTGGGTGCAGCAGAGCATCCGGAACGTCACAGAGGACGTGCAGAACAGCTG CTTGGCCTACGTGACTCATGAGGACATCTGCAGATGCTTTGCTG GAGACACCCTCCTGGCCATCCGGGCCCCATCGGGCACCAGCCTGGAGGTGCCCATCCCAGAG GGTGTCAACGGACAGAAGAAGTACCAGATTCATCTAAAGAGTGTGAGTGGCCCCATTGAAGTGCTGCTGGTGAACAAGGAGGCATGGAGCTCACCACCTGTGGCTGTGCCTGTGCCGCCACCTGAAGATCTGCTCCAGAGCCCACCTGCTGTTTCTACCCCTCCACCTTTGCCCAAGCCTGCCCTAGTCCAGTCCCAGGAAGCCTCACGTCCAAGCAGTCCCCAGCTAACTACTTCCACCCATGTTCCTGGCACCACCGAAGTCCTAGGGGTGGCCAGCCCAGCAGCTGAGATCTCAG TGAGTGGTGGCCCTGGAACTGATAGCAAGGACAGTGGTGAGCTCAGCTCACTCCCGCTGGGCCCGACAGCACTGGACACCCGACCACTGCAGTCTTCTGCCCTGctggacagcagcagcagcagcagcagcagcaacagcagcagttCATCTGGACCCAACCCTTCTACCTCTTTTGAGCCCATCAAGGCGGACCCCACAGGCG TTCTGGAACTCCCCAAAGAGCTGTCAGAAATCTTTGATCCCACACGAG agTGCATGAGCTCGGAGCTACTGGAGGAGTTGATGTCTTCAGAAG TGTTTGCCCCCCTCCTCCGTCTTTCTCCACCCCCGGGAGACCACGATTACATCTACAACCTGGACGAGAGTGAAGGTGTTTGTGACCTCTTTGATGTGCCTGTTCTCAACCTCTGA
- the EXOC3L1 gene encoding exocyst complex component 3-like protein: MDSAAKDEMQRALPAGPKWPEQERAERLARGAALKWASGIFYRPEQLARLGQYRSREVQRTCSLEARIKSVVQSYLEGVQTGVWQLAQALEVVQGTSEALSQTRGLLQGISKSSQTLEALREQVSQHKQLQALSQLLPRLQAVPAAVAHTQTLIDAQRLLEAYVSLRELEQLQEETWAPLGSLELPVFQELGLLAEALGQAVEAAAGAAGKLAREDPALLVAAVRVAEMETGRTTHLGQAPRDWRQRCLRALQEGLERVHFGTSLLPGPGALAEWLEALRVALPAEMATAEALVAPCCPPHYKVVQLWAHTLHSGLRRSLQQLLEGPELGAADAFALLHWALHVYLGQEMMGSLELGPEADVSQLEPLLTLENVEQLEATFVAKVQTSVAQWLQKALDGEVAEWSREQEPNTDPSGFYYSPMPAIVLQILDENIRVTSLVSESLQRRVHGMALSELGAFLRSFSDALIRFSGDHLRGQAMAPHYVSYLLATLNHQSALSSSVSILQHDWVASGALTSVEAGLDELQRRICRLVLEALLAELQPLFAALPSRQWLSSPELLEGVCERTERFCRDFRRIRNPAVQLLLAEAERAVVLQYLHALMQGRLVCRGPDERTQAAERLRQDAAQLRELFLGLGLEESAHCAPVLLALRELLNLRDPMLLGLEVASLRQQFPDVSEDHVSALLDLRGDVSREQRQAALSSLQAGPPPSPPTGRRALFSLVLAPAPALSSCLTSGSCA; encoded by the exons ATGGATTCAGCAGCCAAGGATGAAATGCAGCGCGCACTTCCCGCTG GGCCTAAGTGGCCAGAGCAGGAGAGGGCAGAGCGGCTGGCCCGAGGTGCCGCGCTCAAGTGGGCCTCGGGCATCTTCTACCGGCCGGAGCAGCTAGCCAGGCTGGGCCAGTACCGCAGCCGAGAGGTGCAGCGTACCTGCTCCCTGGAAGCGCGCATCAAG TCGGTGGTGCAGTCATACCTGGAAGGAGTGCAGACTGGTGTGTGGCAGCTGGCCCAGGCCCTCGAAGTCGTGCAGGGAACCAGTGAAGCCCTGAGCCAGACCCGTGGGTTGCTCCAGGGCATATCCAAGTCCTCACAGACCCTGGAGGCCCTGCGGGAGCAGGTTTCCCAGCATAAGCAACTGCAGGCCCTGTCTCAGTTGCTGCCCCGGCTGCAGGCAG TGCCAGCTGCAGTGGCCCACACACAGACCCTGATTGATGCCCAACGGCTCTTGGAGGCATATGTGAGCCTTCGAGAGCTGGAGCAACTGCAAGAGGAGACATGGGCACCCCTGGGGAGCCTGGAGTTGCCAGTCTTCCAGGAGCTGGGCCTTCTGGCTGAGGCATTGGGCCAGGCTGTGGAGGCAGCTGCAGGGGCAGCAGGGAAGCTGGCACGGGAGGACCCAGCCCTGCTGGTGGCTGCTGTGCGTGTGGCAGAGATGGAGACTGGACGAACAACCCACCTGGGGCAGGCTCCCCGGGACTGGAGGCAGCGCTGTCTTCGGGCACTGCAGGAGGGTCTGGAGCGGGTTCACTTTGGGACATCTCTGCTGCCTGGTCCAGGGGCTCTAGCAGAGTGGCTGGAAGCTCTGCGAGTGGCCCTGCCAGCCGAGATGGCCACAGCTGAGGCACTAGTAGCACCCTGCTGCCCACCACACTACAAAGTGGTCCAGCTATGGGCCCACACCCTGCACAGTGGCCTGCGCCGCAGCCTGCAGCAACTCCTCGAAGGGCCTGAGCTGGGGGCTGCTGATGCCTTTGCCTTGCTGCATTGGGCACTGCATGTGTACCTGGG TCAGGAAATGATGGGGAGCCTGGAGCTGGGGCCTGAGGCTGATGTGTCCCAGCTGGAGCCCCTCCTAACCTTGGAGAATGTTGAGCAACTAGAAGCAACATTTGTGGCCAAAGTCCAG ACAAGTGTGGCCCAGTGGCTGCAGAAGGCCCTGGATGGGGAGGTAGCTGAATGGAGCCGGGAGCAGGAGCCCAACACAGACCCATCTGGCTTCTACTACTCACCAATGCCAGCCATCGTGCTGCAG ATCCTGGACGAGAACATTCGCGTGACCAGCCTGGTCAGTGAGTCACTGCAACGGCGGGTGCATGGCATGGCACTGTCAGAGCTGGGTGCCTTCCTGAGGAG CTTCAGTGATGCTCTGATCCGATTCTCCGGAGACCACCTCAGGGGGCAAGCAATGGCTCCACATTATGTGTCCTACCTACTGGCCACCCTCAACCATCAATCAGCACTCAG CTCCTCAGTGTCCATCCTGCAGCACGACTGGGTGGCTTCAGGGGCCTTGACTTCGGTGGAAGCTGGGCTGGACGAGTTGCAGAGGAGGATCTGTCGTCTGGTGTTGGAGGCGCTGCTCGCCGAGCTCCAG CCTCTGTTCGCAGCTCTGCCCTCACGCCAGTGGCTGTCGagccctgagctgctggaggGTGTGTGTGAGCGGACCGAGCGCTTCTGCCGGGACTTCAGGCGCATTCGGAACCCCGCAGTTCAG CTGCTGCTGGCGGAGGCAGAGCGCGCCGTGGTGCTGCAGTACCTGCACGCGCTGATGCAGGGCCGCCTCGTGTGCCGCGGGCCCGACGAGAGGACCCAGGCGGCCGAGCGCCTGCGGCAGGATGCTGCCCAGCTTCGCGAGCTTTTCCTCGGTTTG GGCCTGGAGGAGAGCGCTCACTGCGCGCCGGTGCTGCTCGCCCTGCGGGAGCTGCTGAACCTCCGCGACCCCATGCTGCTTGGCCTCGAGGTGGCGAGCCTGCGGCAGCAATTTCCCGACGTGAG CGAGGACCACGTCTCCGCCCTCTTGGACCTGCGCGGGGACGTGTCCCGAGAGCAGCGCCAGGCCGCCCTCAGCTCCCTGCAGGCGGGCCCACCGCCCTCGCCCCCCACGGGCCGCCGCGCACTCTTCAGTCTGGTGCTGGCGCCTGCGCCCgcgctgtcctcctgcctcacgtCGGGGTCCTGCGCCTGA